The Halonatronomonas betaini genome includes a region encoding these proteins:
- the gyrA gene encoding DNA gyrase subunit A has protein sequence MLKENIKQVAIDDEMKDAYLDYAMSVIVGRALPDVRDGLKPVHRRILYALKDLNITSRSSHKKSARIVGEVLGKYHPHGDTSVYDAMVRMAQDFSYRYPLVDGHGNFGSVDGDSAAAMRYTEARMAKISEELLKDIDKETVNFKGNFDDTLEEPEVLPARIPNLLINGSSGIAVGMATSIPPHNLEEVIDGVIKLIDNSNIDITELMESIKGPDFPTGGSIMNRDEIIKAYRTGRGKVRVRAKTRIINQESSSPTIIVDELPYQVNKAKLITKIADLVKDDRIDGIRDLRDESDRDGMRIVIELKNNANPDVLLNQLFKHTQLQDTFSVIMLALVDNQPKVLSLKEMLHHYLQHQKEVVRRRTIYDLNKAEDRAHILAGFRIALKDIDEVVELIKKAPDTDTASQQLQDKFSLSERQSQAILSMQLKRLTGLERDKIEAEYSELQETIAYLRSILANEEKLVKLIRDELLEIKETYKDERRTEILNQDVSLEIEDLIEEENIVVALTNFGYIKRMPLDTYRSQRRGGKGIIGISTREDDFVANIFTATTHRTFLFFTNNGQVYRLKGYQIPEAGRQARGTAIINLLDLDEEEKINAIIPVKEFDEDRYLVKVTKQGIIKKTSLTEYDTNYTGLQGIHLRDNDELVDVKFAYNDEDIIITSRNGKSIRFPVDEIRDTARNSIGVKAIDLDEDDEVIGIGLSNEGEDLFVISENGYGKRTALEEFRPQHRGGKGVITAKLSDKVGKLVQSKVVNSEQELLIITQDGIMIRVEIDDISCISRNTQGVKVISLNDGDSVVSLAKIDFDDEDEENLEEIEEE, from the coding sequence ATGCTAAAAGAAAATATTAAACAGGTTGCCATTGATGATGAAATGAAAGATGCATATTTGGATTATGCTATGAGTGTTATAGTTGGTAGGGCTTTACCAGATGTTAGGGATGGTCTAAAGCCTGTTCATAGAAGAATTTTATATGCTTTAAAAGATTTAAATATAACTTCAAGGTCTTCCCATAAAAAGTCGGCTAGAATTGTTGGAGAAGTTTTAGGTAAATACCATCCACATGGAGATACATCAGTCTATGATGCAATGGTGAGAATGGCCCAGGATTTCTCTTATAGATATCCCTTAGTTGATGGTCATGGTAACTTCGGTTCTGTAGATGGTGATTCTGCTGCAGCCATGAGATATACAGAAGCAAGAATGGCTAAAATATCTGAAGAATTATTAAAGGATATTGATAAAGAAACAGTAAATTTTAAAGGTAACTTCGATGATACTTTAGAAGAACCAGAAGTTTTGCCTGCAAGAATCCCAAATTTATTGATTAATGGAAGTTCAGGTATAGCCGTTGGGATGGCCACTAGTATACCTCCACATAATTTAGAGGAAGTTATAGATGGTGTAATTAAATTAATAGATAATTCAAATATTGATATAACTGAATTAATGGAATCAATTAAAGGCCCTGATTTTCCAACTGGCGGTTCAATAATGAATAGAGATGAAATAATTAAGGCTTATCGAACTGGTAGAGGTAAAGTTAGAGTTAGAGCTAAGACCAGGATTATTAATCAGGAGAGCAGTAGTCCTACTATTATTGTTGATGAATTGCCATATCAGGTTAATAAAGCTAAATTAATAACTAAAATAGCTGATCTTGTAAAAGATGATAGAATAGATGGTATTAGAGATTTAAGAGATGAATCTGATAGAGATGGAATGAGAATAGTTATTGAATTAAAAAACAATGCTAACCCTGATGTTTTATTAAATCAACTCTTTAAGCATACCCAACTTCAGGATACTTTTAGTGTTATTATGCTTGCATTAGTAGATAATCAACCTAAAGTTTTATCATTAAAGGAAATGCTGCATCATTACCTGCAACATCAAAAAGAAGTTGTTAGAAGAAGGACTATTTATGATTTAAATAAAGCTGAAGATAGAGCTCATATTTTAGCAGGATTTAGAATTGCTTTAAAGGATATTGATGAGGTTGTTGAATTAATTAAAAAAGCTCCAGATACTGATACAGCCTCTCAGCAATTACAGGATAAGTTCAGTTTATCTGAAAGGCAGTCCCAGGCAATTTTAAGTATGCAACTTAAAAGGCTGACAGGTCTAGAGAGAGATAAAATTGAAGCTGAATATAGTGAATTACAGGAGACAATAGCTTATTTAAGAAGTATACTTGCAAATGAAGAAAAACTTGTTAAATTAATCCGTGATGAATTACTAGAAATAAAAGAAACTTATAAAGATGAACGTAGAACTGAAATTTTAAATCAGGATGTAAGTTTAGAAATTGAAGATCTTATTGAAGAAGAGAATATAGTTGTTGCATTAACTAACTTTGGTTATATAAAAAGAATGCCTCTTGATACATACAGGAGTCAGCGAAGAGGTGGAAAAGGAATTATTGGTATTAGTACAAGGGAAGATGATTTTGTAGCTAATATCTTTACTGCTACCACCCATAGAACTTTCCTCTTCTTTACTAATAATGGTCAGGTTTATAGACTTAAAGGGTATCAGATACCTGAAGCTGGAAGACAGGCTAGAGGTACTGCTATAATTAATCTCCTTGACCTAGATGAAGAAGAAAAAATAAATGCAATTATTCCAGTTAAAGAATTTGATGAAGATAGATATCTTGTAAAAGTCACTAAACAGGGTATTATTAAAAAGACTTCATTAACTGAATATGATACTAATTATACAGGACTTCAAGGAATACACCTTAGAGATAATGATGAATTAGTAGATGTTAAGTTTGCTTATAATGATGAGGATATCATTATAACATCTCGTAATGGCAAAAGTATTCGTTTTCCAGTAGATGAAATAAGAGATACTGCTAGAAACTCTATTGGTGTTAAAGCTATTGACTTAGATGAAGACGATGAAGTAATTGGAATTGGTCTATCAAATGAAGGAGAAGATCTTTTTGTAATATCCGAAAATGGATATGGTAAAAGAACAGCTTTAGAAGAATTCAGGCCTCAGCATCGAGGCGGTAAAGGTGTTATTACCGCTAAGCTTTCTGATAAAGTCGGTAAATTAGTACAATCTAAGGTGGTTAATTCTGAACAGGAATTATTAATTATTACTCAGGATGGTATTATGATAAGAGTAGAAATTGATGATATATCATGTATAAGTAGAAATACACAGGGAGTTAAAGTTATATCATTAAATGATGGAGATAGTGTTGTATCCCTGGCAAAGATTGATTTTGATGATGAGGATGAAGAAAATTTAGAAGAAATTGAAGAAGAATAA